In a single window of the Anaerotruncus rubiinfantis genome:
- a CDS encoding [Fe-Fe] hydrogenase large subunit C-terminal domain-containing protein → MATFEELYQTLLAASVRRNLPEAVKMIRSQEDYDPKQLDCLLNPKKYPVVWRIAECDCPDGKGACADACEFGAIGPDAQGKRVAIDLTRCVGCSACIEACRGHKLIASKDVLPVTEMLRNHKGLVYALIAPAFQGQFSDAVTPGMLRSAFSQLGFDGMVEVALFADILTLKEAFEFDQNIQHADDYQLTSCCCPMWIAMIRKIYSQLMPHVPGSVSPMVACGRAVKELHPDAVTVFIGPCLAKKAEARETDLLGAIDYVLTFQEMRDIFEAAGIDLTKQEDRQKDHSSRAGRLYARTGGVSEAVRSTVERLNPHRKVEIRARQADGVPACKAMLNELIAGKADANFFEGMGCAGGCVGGPKRLIPVEEGTRNVDAYGEAAAAPTPIDNPYVIELLHRLGIDTVEQLLEQSDIFTRNLH, encoded by the coding sequence ATGGCGACCTTTGAGGAACTCTATCAGACTCTGCTAGCGGCGTCGGTGCGCCGCAATCTGCCCGAAGCGGTCAAAATGATCCGTTCGCAGGAGGACTACGATCCGAAGCAGCTTGACTGCCTGCTCAATCCAAAGAAATATCCGGTTGTCTGGCGGATTGCGGAATGCGACTGCCCGGACGGCAAAGGCGCTTGCGCCGACGCCTGTGAATTCGGCGCGATCGGCCCGGATGCCCAGGGCAAGCGGGTCGCGATTGACCTGACCCGGTGCGTCGGCTGTTCGGCCTGCATCGAGGCCTGCCGCGGCCATAAATTGATCGCCAGCAAGGATGTGCTGCCGGTCACCGAGATGCTCCGCAACCACAAGGGACTGGTCTATGCGCTGATCGCCCCCGCGTTCCAGGGGCAGTTCAGTGATGCGGTCACGCCGGGCATGCTGCGAAGCGCCTTTTCACAGCTTGGATTCGACGGCATGGTCGAAGTGGCGCTCTTCGCGGACATCCTCACTCTGAAGGAAGCCTTTGAATTTGATCAGAACATCCAGCATGCGGACGACTATCAGCTCACAAGCTGCTGCTGCCCGATGTGGATCGCCATGATCCGCAAAATCTACAGCCAGCTCATGCCGCACGTGCCTGGCTCAGTTTCCCCAATGGTGGCCTGCGGCCGCGCGGTCAAGGAACTGCATCCGGACGCGGTAACCGTATTTATCGGCCCGTGCCTGGCCAAAAAAGCGGAAGCGCGTGAAACCGACCTGCTCGGCGCGATCGACTATGTGCTCACCTTTCAGGAGATGCGCGATATCTTTGAGGCCGCCGGGATTGACCTTACAAAACAGGAGGACAGGCAAAAGGATCATTCCTCCCGCGCCGGAAGGCTATACGCCCGTACCGGCGGCGTGAGCGAGGCGGTGCGCAGTACGGTCGAACGCCTGAACCCACACCGGAAGGTCGAAATCCGTGCGAGGCAGGCGGATGGCGTGCCCGCCTGCAAAGCGATGCTGAACGAACTTATTGCGGGAAAGGCCGACGCCAACTTTTTTGAAGGCATGGGCTGCGCCGGCGGCTGCGTCGGCGGGCCGAAACGGCTGATCCCGGTGGAGGAGGGCACGCGCAATGTCGACGCCTACGGTGAGGCGGCTGCCGCGCCTACCCCGATCGACAATCCCTATGTGATCGAGCTTCTGCACCGGCTGGGGATTGATACGGTCGAGCAGCTCCTGGAGCAAAGCGACATCTTCACCCGCAACCTGCACTGA
- the ytvI gene encoding sporulation integral membrane protein YtvI: MTTERKRAFIINCMFFACLVAIAYIAFKYLLAWMLPFVIGLIAAACLQPPINWICKKTKLKKKLISPILAFILVSVVACFVVMGTYNAIGELGDLISRLPSWYKNSAPVVSEAINTQFESLLANLPDEVEQQVISISNDLIQYIQSKLISFSSTALSWVANKASQLPSLLISIIITVVATFFMSVEFDNIKKFIKLQIPEKYRVLVLNSWETFGRTVVRMLTSYLFIMFCTFCELALGLTFLQVNYSVLIAALISVVDILPVLGTGTILIPWGLICLLIGRTGLGAGILALYVLITIIRNILEPKIIGNRIGLHPLVTLVFMYLGLHIMGIFGMFLFPLTLILIKELQDRGLIKIWNS, translated from the coding sequence TTGACAACCGAACGCAAACGCGCCTTTATTATCAACTGCATGTTCTTCGCGTGCCTCGTTGCGATTGCCTACATTGCCTTTAAGTATCTGCTTGCGTGGATGCTGCCCTTCGTAATCGGTCTCATCGCGGCCGCCTGCCTGCAGCCGCCAATCAATTGGATTTGCAAAAAAACAAAACTCAAAAAAAAGCTCATTTCGCCGATCCTTGCTTTCATTCTGGTTTCGGTGGTGGCCTGTTTTGTGGTCATGGGCACCTACAATGCGATCGGTGAACTCGGCGATCTGATTTCGCGCCTGCCCAGCTGGTACAAAAACTCCGCCCCGGTGGTCAGCGAGGCGATCAACACCCAATTTGAATCGCTGCTTGCCAATCTCCCGGATGAGGTGGAACAGCAGGTCATTTCGATTTCCAACGACCTGATCCAGTACATCCAGTCAAAGCTCATCTCTTTCTCCTCCACGGCGCTTTCGTGGGTCGCCAACAAGGCCTCCCAGCTTCCGTCGCTGCTCATTTCGATCATCATCACTGTGGTCGCCACCTTCTTTATGAGCGTGGAGTTCGACAATATCAAGAAATTTATCAAGCTGCAGATCCCGGAAAAGTACCGGGTCCTGGTGCTCAACTCCTGGGAAACCTTTGGCCGGACGGTGGTGCGGATGCTCACCTCCTACCTGTTCATCATGTTTTGCACCTTCTGCGAGCTGGCCCTTGGCCTGACCTTCCTGCAGGTGAACTATTCTGTTCTGATCGCGGCGCTCATCTCGGTGGTCGATATCCTGCCGGTCCTCGGAACCGGAACCATCCTGATCCCCTGGGGCCTCATCTGCCTGCTCATCGGCAGGACCGGGCTCGGCGCCGGGATTCTGGCGCTTTATGTCCTCATCACCATCATCCGCAACATCCTCGAACCGAAGATCATCGGCAACCGTATCGGGCTGCATCCGCTGGTCACGCTGGTCTTTATGTATCTTGGCCTGCACATCATGGGGATTTTCGGCATGTTCCTTTTCCCGCTGACCCTCATCCTCATCAAAGAGCTACAGGACCGCGGGCTGATCAAAATCTGGAATTCCTGA
- a CDS encoding fumarylacetoacetate hydrolase family protein yields the protein MKLLTYQYYTGTQVGVLSEDGKTVYPVEGYDDMNQVIDTVSMNELGRVAEAKMGGIPFEAVKLLAPIPHPKQDIICLGVNYMDHAAESARFKKEKFDGERPYAVYFSKRVDEAVPCGGVIPSHSDIVDSLDYEAELAVIIGRDAKNVSRECAFDYVFGYTIFNDVSARTIQNRHKQWYFGKSMDGFCPMGPWIVTADEIEAPPELGIRSRVNGELRQQSSTGLLIFDVAHVIHELSQGMTLRAGTVISMGTPAGVGMGFDPPKYLKPGDVVECEIDGIGTLKNTVG from the coding sequence TTGAAACTGCTGACCTATCAGTATTACACCGGCACCCAGGTGGGCGTGCTTTCAGAGGATGGAAAAACCGTTTATCCAGTGGAAGGCTATGACGACATGAACCAGGTGATCGATACCGTTTCGATGAACGAGCTGGGGCGCGTGGCTGAAGCTAAAATGGGCGGGATCCCGTTCGAGGCGGTAAAGCTGCTCGCGCCCATCCCGCATCCCAAGCAGGATATCATCTGCCTGGGTGTGAATTATATGGACCATGCGGCGGAATCGGCCCGCTTCAAAAAGGAAAAATTCGACGGCGAACGTCCATATGCGGTCTATTTCTCAAAGCGTGTGGACGAAGCGGTTCCCTGCGGCGGGGTGATCCCCAGCCACAGCGATATCGTCGACAGCCTCGATTATGAGGCGGAACTGGCCGTTATCATCGGCAGGGACGCGAAGAACGTTTCGCGGGAGTGTGCGTTCGACTATGTATTCGGCTATACCATATTCAATGATGTGAGCGCGCGTACCATCCAAAACCGCCACAAACAATGGTATTTTGGCAAAAGCATGGACGGCTTTTGTCCCATGGGTCCGTGGATCGTGACCGCGGACGAGATCGAAGCGCCGCCGGAGCTCGGCATCCGTTCCCGTGTGAACGGCGAATTGCGCCAGCAGAGCAGCACCGGACTTCTCATCTTCGACGTGGCCCATGTGATCCATGAGCTTTCGCAGGGGATGACCCTGCGTGCTGGGACGGTTATCTCGATGGGGACCCCAGCGGGCGTCGGTATGGGTTTCGATCCGCCCAAATACCTGAAACCGGGCGATGTGGTCGAATGTGAGATCGATGGAATCGGCACGCTGAAAAATACCGTCGGGTGA
- the thiD gene encoding bifunctional hydroxymethylpyrimidine kinase/phosphomethylpyrimidine kinase, with product MKKCLTIAGSDCSGGAGIQADLKTFSAHGVFGMSAIVSVVAENTARVIDIMDVTPDMIRKQIDAVFEDIVPDAVKVGMLSQPECMAAVAEKLREYHPANVVIDPVMYAKNGCPLMDPGSIGALIETVIPLADLLTPNIPEAEKISGVAIHDIHDMEEAAKKIHAMGCKNVLVKGGHAIGDAVDVLYDGKQFHRFATERINTKNTHGTGCTYSSAIASNLALGLAMPEAVKKAKDYVTTAIRHSLAIGNGCGPTHHFWDLYRNGLAGDVDLLD from the coding sequence ATGAAAAAATGTCTGACCATCGCCGGCAGTGACTGCAGCGGCGGCGCGGGAATCCAGGCGGATCTCAAAACTTTTTCAGCACACGGCGTTTTTGGCATGAGCGCGATCGTTTCGGTCGTGGCGGAAAACACCGCCCGCGTGATCGATATCATGGACGTGACCCCGGACATGATCAGAAAACAGATCGACGCGGTCTTTGAGGACATTGTGCCGGACGCGGTCAAGGTGGGGATGCTCTCCCAGCCGGAATGCATGGCCGCTGTGGCGGAGAAGCTGCGGGAATATCATCCGGCCAATGTTGTCATTGACCCGGTCATGTACGCCAAAAACGGCTGCCCGCTGATGGACCCCGGTTCAATCGGCGCACTCATTGAAACGGTCATCCCGCTGGCCGATCTGCTCACCCCGAATATCCCTGAGGCGGAAAAAATTTCGGGCGTGGCGATCCATGACATTCACGATATGGAGGAGGCCGCGAAAAAAATCCACGCCATGGGCTGCAAAAATGTGCTGGTCAAGGGCGGGCATGCAATCGGAGACGCAGTGGACGTACTCTACGACGGCAAACAGTTCCACCGCTTTGCCACCGAACGGATCAATACCAAAAACACCCATGGCACCGGATGTACCTATTCCTCCGCGATCGCCTCGAACCTGGCGTTGGGACTCGCCATGCCTGAAGCGGTCAAAAAAGCGAAGGATTACGTCACCACCGCCATCCGGCATTCGCTTGCTATTGGCAACGGCTGCGGCCCAACCCATCATTTCTGGGATCTCTATCGGAATGGTCTTGCGGGAGACGTGGATCTGCTCGATTGA
- a CDS encoding HAD family hydrolase — protein MIKGAIFDLDGTLTDSMWIWDTVAIDFMKQHGFPVPSGLREAVKPLSFLQMVAYYQHDLGIPLSAEEIMNGTNQLVEHRYFYEVPLKAHAGEFLQKLREAGVRCGVATASEKYMVEAALTRLGIRDYFEFVLTCTELGSGKDEPVIFEEALRRLGTAKDETVVFEDAVHAIRTAKKAGFRVVALYDDSAAEDAEEIKEIADRYCRSFAECEVESL, from the coding sequence ATGATAAAAGGCGCGATCTTTGACCTGGACGGCACCCTGACCGACTCGATGTGGATCTGGGACACGGTGGCTATCGACTTTATGAAGCAGCATGGATTCCCGGTGCCTTCCGGCCTGCGGGAAGCTGTCAAGCCGCTCAGCTTTCTGCAGATGGTCGCCTATTATCAGCACGACCTTGGGATTCCCCTTTCCGCCGAGGAGATCATGAATGGCACCAACCAGCTTGTCGAGCACCGGTATTTTTATGAGGTTCCGCTCAAGGCGCACGCCGGAGAATTTCTCCAAAAGCTGCGCGAGGCGGGCGTTCGATGCGGCGTGGCGACCGCTTCGGAAAAATACATGGTCGAAGCCGCGCTCACGCGGCTCGGCATACGGGATTATTTCGAATTCGTCCTCACCTGCACCGAGCTCGGTTCGGGCAAGGATGAGCCTGTCATTTTTGAGGAGGCGCTGCGAAGGCTCGGCACCGCGAAGGATGAAACCGTGGTATTCGAGGATGCTGTCCATGCCATCCGCACCGCCAAGAAAGCGGGTTTTCGGGTGGTCGCGCTGTATGACGACTCCGCCGCCGAGGACGCGGAGGAGATCAAAGAAATCGCGGACCGGTATTGCCGCTCGTTCGCGGAATGTGAGGTAGAATCGTTATGA
- the thiE gene encoding thiamine phosphate synthase, which translates to MNISKKDMLLYVVTDRSWLGKNDLAAQVEDTLRAGATFVQLREKQLDDAAFLAEARRIKAVTDRYGVPFVINDNVRVALACGADGVHVGQEDMEAGDVRKLLGPDKILGVSAHTMEEARLAEARGADYLGVGAVFSTSTKLDVNTLPFETLREICGAVSIPVVAIGGISRDNIRKLKGSGIGGVAVISAIFAQPDIYAAARELYNLSKEVTTA; encoded by the coding sequence TTGAACATTTCTAAAAAGGACATGCTCCTTTATGTCGTGACCGACCGTTCCTGGCTCGGGAAAAACGACCTGGCCGCGCAGGTGGAGGACACCCTGCGCGCGGGAGCGACTTTTGTGCAGCTGCGGGAAAAACAGCTCGATGACGCGGCTTTCCTGGCCGAAGCCCGCCGCATCAAGGCGGTCACCGACCGTTACGGGGTTCCGTTCGTCATCAACGACAATGTGCGTGTGGCGCTCGCCTGCGGCGCGGACGGCGTGCACGTCGGACAGGAGGACATGGAGGCCGGCGATGTGCGAAAACTGCTCGGCCCGGACAAGATCCTCGGCGTTTCCGCGCACACAATGGAGGAGGCCAGGCTTGCCGAGGCGCGCGGCGCGGACTATCTCGGCGTCGGGGCGGTTTTTTCCACCTCCACCAAGCTGGACGTGAATACCCTCCCGTTTGAAACGCTGCGGGAGATCTGCGGGGCTGTTTCGATCCCGGTGGTAGCCATCGGCGGCATCAGCCGGGACAATATCAGAAAGCTCAAGGGCTCCGGCATCGGCGGTGTGGCGGTGATTTCCGCGATCTTCGCCCAGCCGGATATCTATGCTGCGGCCAGGGAGCTTTACAATCTTTCGAAAGAGGTTACAACAGCATGA
- the thiM gene encoding hydroxyethylthiazole kinase — translation MFEKILSNVAAKTPLVHCITNYVTVNDVANILLACGGSPIMADDENEAEEITSICDALALNIGTLNSRTVQSMLKAGRRANALGHPVVLDPVGAGASKLRTDTTVQLLRQVKFTVIRGNSSEIKTVAAGSGETRGVDANAADATTDENLPSVISYAKALSEKTGAIIAITGAIDVAADAKDAYVIRNGHPMMSRITGTGCMLTGVIAAFVAANPQNPLDAAAAAVCAMGICGETAYTRMRKDGGGTASLRMGLIDAMSRLDAKTLKEAAKLEHF, via the coding sequence ATGTTTGAAAAAATCCTCTCGAACGTCGCGGCAAAAACGCCGCTCGTCCACTGCATCACCAACTACGTCACGGTCAACGACGTGGCGAACATCCTGCTCGCCTGCGGCGGCAGCCCGATCATGGCGGATGATGAAAACGAAGCGGAGGAGATCACCTCCATCTGCGATGCGCTCGCCCTCAACATCGGGACGCTCAACAGCCGCACCGTCCAGTCGATGTTAAAAGCCGGGCGCCGGGCGAACGCGCTCGGGCACCCGGTCGTGCTCGACCCGGTTGGCGCGGGCGCGTCGAAGCTGCGCACCGACACCACCGTCCAGTTGCTGCGGCAGGTAAAATTCACCGTTATCCGCGGCAATTCCTCCGAGATCAAAACGGTCGCCGCGGGCAGCGGCGAAACCCGCGGCGTCGACGCGAATGCCGCCGACGCCACCACCGATGAAAATCTGCCGTCGGTCATTTCTTACGCGAAAGCGCTCTCCGAAAAGACCGGCGCAATCATCGCAATCACCGGCGCGATCGACGTGGCAGCGGACGCGAAAGACGCTTACGTTATCCGAAACGGACATCCGATGATGTCCCGCATCACCGGCACAGGCTGCATGCTCACCGGCGTGATCGCCGCCTTTGTTGCCGCGAATCCGCAAAACCCGCTTGACGCGGCAGCCGCTGCCGTCTGCGCGATGGGGATCTGCGGGGAAACTGCTTATACCCGGATGCGCAAAGACGGCGGCGGTACCGCTTCCCTGCGCATGGGGCTCATCGACGCAATGAGCCGGCTCGATGCCAAAACCTTGAAGGAGGCCGCAAAGCTTGAACATTTCTAA
- the cytX gene encoding putative hydroxymethylpyrimidine transporter CytX translates to MDNKTSSLGQGLLWFGAAVSIAEILTGALLAPLGFWRAVWAILIGHLIGCAVLFFTGFIGAKSGLSAIESTRISFGKYGSFWFSLLNVVQLLGWTAVMIINGAKALNVVTPNIQNEAIWCLVIGGLICVWILVGLKNLSKLNAFVVSALFLFTLVLGWVVFRNFSFGAPGDPNAMRFGAAVELSVTMPLSWLPLISDYTRSAKNPKMGTVMSAAGYFLGSCLMYVIGLGAAIYTGTDDIAQILVAAGLGAVALLIVILSTVTTTFLDAWSGGVSIVNLNHKWNEKAAALVVCAAGTLMAIFININQYENFLYFIGSVFAPLFAVLITDYFILRNTRVEEAQLLNVKNILIWAVGFAGYRLLMRIDFPLGTSLPIMLFTGLLCVVVHKVTCKHPAPQGAN, encoded by the coding sequence ATGGATAACAAGACTTCCAGCCTTGGACAAGGCCTGCTCTGGTTCGGCGCGGCGGTGTCGATCGCGGAAATCCTCACCGGCGCGCTGCTCGCGCCGCTCGGCTTCTGGAGGGCGGTGTGGGCCATCCTCATTGGGCACCTGATCGGCTGTGCTGTGCTCTTCTTCACCGGCTTTATCGGCGCGAAGAGCGGCCTCTCCGCCATCGAATCCACCCGCATCTCGTTCGGAAAATACGGCTCCTTCTGGTTTTCGCTGCTGAATGTCGTCCAGCTGCTCGGCTGGACCGCCGTCATGATCATAAACGGCGCCAAGGCGCTGAACGTTGTCACCCCGAATATCCAGAATGAAGCCATTTGGTGCCTGGTGATCGGCGGGCTCATCTGCGTCTGGATCCTGGTCGGGCTCAAAAATCTCTCGAAGCTGAACGCCTTCGTCGTCTCCGCGCTTTTCCTCTTTACGCTGGTGCTCGGCTGGGTGGTCTTTCGAAATTTCTCGTTCGGCGCGCCGGGCGATCCAAACGCCATGCGTTTCGGCGCAGCGGTGGAACTCAGCGTCACCATGCCGCTCTCCTGGCTGCCGCTCATTTCCGATTACACCCGCAGCGCGAAGAACCCCAAAATGGGCACTGTCATGAGCGCGGCGGGGTATTTCCTGGGCAGCTGCCTGATGTATGTGATCGGGCTGGGCGCGGCGATCTACACCGGCACCGACGACATCGCGCAGATCCTGGTCGCGGCGGGGCTGGGCGCGGTCGCTCTTTTGATCGTCATCCTCTCGACCGTCACCACAACCTTTCTTGACGCGTGGTCGGGCGGCGTGAGCATCGTCAACCTCAACCACAAATGGAACGAAAAAGCCGCGGCGCTTGTCGTCTGCGCGGCGGGCACCCTGATGGCCATCTTCATCAACATCAACCAGTATGAAAACTTCCTCTATTTCATCGGCTCGGTCTTTGCCCCGCTCTTCGCCGTGCTGATCACCGATTATTTCATCCTCAGGAACACCAGGGTGGAAGAAGCGCAGCTTCTGAACGTCAAAAACATCCTCATCTGGGCGGTCGGCTTCGCCGGCTACCGTCTGCTGATGCGGATTGATTTCCCGCTCGGCACCTCCCTGCCGATCATGCTGTTTACCGGCCTTCTCTGTGTCGTAGTCCACAAGGTCACCTGCAAACACCCCGCGCCGCAGGGCGCAAACTGA
- the thiW gene encoding energy coupling factor transporter S component ThiW → MNQNVKKLTTAGLLIALGVVCSAFYIPIGASKCFPIQHMVNVIAGVLLGPGYAVSMAFGTSLIRNLMGTGSLLAFPGSMIGAFCCGMLYKHTRRLPLAYLGEVAGTGILGGLACYPVATLLMGKEAALFAYVLPFLVSTLGGATISVLALGALQKTHVFGDVKVALGSK, encoded by the coding sequence ATGAACCAAAATGTCAAAAAACTCACCACCGCAGGCCTGCTGATTGCGTTGGGCGTCGTCTGTTCCGCCTTTTACATCCCGATCGGCGCCTCCAAATGCTTCCCGATCCAACACATGGTCAACGTCATCGCGGGTGTGCTGCTCGGGCCGGGCTACGCGGTCAGCATGGCTTTCGGCACCTCGCTCATCCGCAACCTCATGGGCACCGGCAGCCTGCTCGCCTTCCCGGGCAGCATGATCGGCGCGTTCTGCTGTGGCATGCTCTACAAACACACCCGCCGCCTGCCGCTGGCCTATCTCGGCGAAGTGGCTGGCACCGGAATCCTCGGCGGCCTCGCCTGCTATCCGGTCGCGACTCTGCTGATGGGCAAGGAGGCGGCGCTGTTCGCCTATGTGCTGCCGTTCCTGGTCAGCACGCTCGGCGGCGCGACCATCTCGGTGCTCGCGCTCGGCGCGTTGCAGAAGACCCATGTCTTCGGCGATGTCAAGGTTGCGCTCGGCAGCAAATAA
- a CDS encoding mannitol dehydrogenase family protein, which translates to MLKLTAQSLQDRKAWEAAGVKLPGFDYAAMCAHTKEHPVWVHFGAGNIFRGFIARLQQELLNSGKAKSGVIAADTFDFGIIDQIYAPHDNLTMLVSLKPDGSTDKEIVASIAEGIKADGADEKQMARLNELFTNPELQMASFTITEKGYALTDLAGNFFPVVQEDMKNGPDHARHAMSIVTALMLRRYQAGGYPFALCSMDNCSHNGQKLQDSVLTVAEAWQKNGFVDEGFVAYLKDASKVSFPWSMIDKITPRPSEIVEKQLAAAGIEDMAPVVTAKNTFIAPFVNAEVPQYLVVEDRFPNGRPPLEEAGVYFTDRDTVNNTERMKVTTCLNPLHTALAVYGCLLGYTSIAAEMQDADLKKLVERIGYDEGMPVVVDPKILSPMDFIHEVIDQRLPNPFIPDAPQRIATDTSQKLPIRFGETIKSYLSRPDLDVQDLVCIPLALAGWCRYLLGVDDKCEPMQVSSDPMLADLQKMLAGVKVGEPASVGSALQPILSNPALFAVDLYEAGLGGKVEGMFKELIAGPGAVRTTLQKYVNA; encoded by the coding sequence GTGTTAAAACTGACAGCACAAAGCCTACAGGACCGCAAGGCGTGGGAAGCCGCCGGCGTCAAGCTGCCCGGATTCGATTACGCCGCCATGTGTGCGCACACCAAGGAGCATCCTGTCTGGGTGCACTTCGGCGCGGGCAACATTTTCCGCGGGTTCATCGCCCGCCTGCAGCAGGAGCTGCTGAACTCCGGCAAGGCCAAGAGCGGCGTGATTGCCGCAGATACCTTTGATTTCGGGATCATTGACCAGATCTATGCCCCGCATGACAACCTCACCATGCTTGTCAGCCTGAAGCCGGACGGCTCCACCGACAAGGAGATCGTCGCAAGCATCGCGGAAGGCATCAAAGCGGACGGCGCGGATGAAAAACAGATGGCGCGCCTCAACGAGCTTTTCACCAATCCGGAATTGCAGATGGCCAGCTTCACCATCACCGAAAAAGGCTATGCCCTAACCGACCTTGCGGGAAATTTCTTCCCGGTCGTGCAGGAGGACATGAAAAACGGCCCGGACCATGCGCGCCATGCAATGAGCATTGTAACCGCGCTGATGCTGCGCCGCTATCAGGCGGGCGGCTATCCCTTCGCGCTTTGCAGCATGGATAACTGCAGCCACAACGGCCAGAAGCTGCAGGATTCGGTTCTCACGGTCGCCGAAGCCTGGCAGAAAAACGGCTTTGTGGACGAGGGATTTGTCGCCTACCTCAAGGACGCGTCGAAGGTATCCTTCCCGTGGAGCATGATTGACAAGATCACCCCGCGCCCATCTGAAATCGTGGAAAAACAGCTCGCCGCGGCCGGCATTGAAGATATGGCGCCGGTCGTCACCGCGAAGAATACCTTTATCGCGCCGTTTGTCAACGCCGAGGTCCCGCAGTACCTTGTTGTGGAGGATCGCTTCCCGAACGGCCGCCCGCCTCTTGAGGAAGCGGGCGTCTACTTCACCGACCGCGACACGGTCAACAACACCGAGCGCATGAAGGTCACCACCTGCCTCAACCCGCTGCACACCGCGCTGGCGGTTTACGGCTGTCTGCTCGGCTACACGAGCATTGCGGCTGAGATGCAGGACGCCGACCTCAAAAAGCTGGTTGAACGCATCGGCTACGATGAAGGCATGCCGGTCGTGGTGGACCCGAAAATCCTGAGCCCGATGGACTTCATCCACGAGGTCATCGATCAGCGCCTGCCCAATCCGTTCATCCCGGATGCGCCGCAGCGTATCGCTACCGACACGAGCCAAAAGCTGCCGATCCGCTTTGGCGAAACGATCAAATCCTATCTCTCGCGTCCGGATCTCGATGTGCAGGATCTCGTCTGCATTCCGCTGGCACTGGCCGGCTGGTGCCGCTATCTGCTCGGCGTGGACGACAAATGCGAACCGATGCAGGTGAGCAGCGACCCGATGCTGGCGGATCTGCAGAAGATGCTCGCTGGGGTTAAGGTCGGCGAGCCCGCAAGCGTCGGCAGCGCGCTTCAGCCAATCCTCTCGAATCCGGCGCTCTTCGCCGTGGATCTTTATGAGGCAGGTCTCGGCGGGAAGGTCGAAGGCATGTTCAAGGAGCTCATTGCGGGTCCGGGCGCGGTGCGCACGACCCTGCAAAAATACGTGAACGCGTAA